The proteins below are encoded in one region of Vespula pensylvanica isolate Volc-1 chromosome 4, ASM1446617v1, whole genome shotgun sequence:
- the LOC122628819 gene encoding leucine-rich repeat-containing protein 27-like: MINITRELLEQYYGFHNESNNDRSLSIHQCVNNRNDYEKENIDEQTILNETEEITTRDVQSEKNHNEEESTDLYTYNFCGLDKEEEKEDGNITSESHFANILNNEKTFDLHENNANMPYVSYDPEELCISELCPIPAEDLDTISDISSVITQDTPQHSNKEYTDLLPLPEKTSVYNSTFVDLSNAKLAVLPNNIMQHFSRIRMLYLENNALSEIPEELFPSLQNLEWLDIRNNQLKSLPKNIKSHSSLHTLLLQGNKIKVLPLELCMVPKLKNLQVARNPLTMPPEDIVALGCSNILSFLKNEWNKLHPDEVGIIPVKEVKPKSLTVLNNGSINKKKSDILQVINCYSCSDISKKFNKMSMIEKRKAYKPNNRCNSKGTNLLRQKQLSWIDEITEMLNKEASVLQKMKNKIALQEWRDDKSSFSKSMEKATKRREDDIPFAIDNVDDLYISKAENKLNDKKNLQRRNKTVFVSPTNINKRIIELLDSLTTINTDVIKNMTPTSKQKFLNDTIKKICLLQKEIHHLQRHNITTMP; the protein is encoded by the exons ATGATTAATATAACGCGAGAACTTCTTGAACAGTATTATGGATTTCATAATGAATCTAATAATGATAGATCTTTGTCAATTCACCAATGTGTTAATAATAGAAACGAttatgaaaaggaaaatattgaCGAACAAACGATCTTAAATGAAACGGAGGAAATTACAACGAGAGATGTG caAAGTGAGAAGAATCATAATGAGGAGGAATCTActgatttatatacatataatttttgtgGATtggataaagaggaagaaaaagaggatggaAATATAACTTCTGAATCACATTTTGctaatattttaaacaatgaaaaaactTTTGATCTACATGAAAACAATGCTAATATGCCCTATGTATCTTATG ATCCCGAAGAATTGTGTATTAGTGAGTTGTGCCCTATACCTGCAGAAGATTTAGATACTATATCTGATATTTCTTCAGTAATAACGCAAGACACGCCTCAGCACTCAAACAAAGAATATACAGATTTATTACCTCTTCCTGAAAAAACGTCAGTTTATAATTCAACATTTGTGGATTTGTCAAATGCAAAACTTGCAGTATTAccaaataatataatgcaaCATTTTTCAAGGATACGG atgCTTTATTTAGAGAATAATGCCTTGTCAGAAATTCCTGAAGagctctttccttctttacaAAATCTTGAATGGCTAGATATACGGAATAATCAATTGAAATCTTTAccaaagaatataaaatctcATTCTTCTTTACATACGCTTTTATTAcaaggaaacaaaataaaggTTTTACCATTAGAACTTT gCATGGTacctaaattaaaaaatttacaagtGGCACGTAATCCTCTTACTATGCCACCGGAAGATATTGTAGCACTTGGATGTTCTAATATTTTAAGCttcttaaaaaatgaatggaaTAAGTTACATCCAGATGAAGTTGGAATAATACCTGTGAAGG AAGTAAAGCCAAAATCGTTAACAGTTCTTAATAACGggtcaattaataaaaaaaagtctgACATTTTACAAGTTATTAATTGCTATAGCTGCAgtgatatatcaaaaaaatttaataaaatgtctatgatagagaaaagaaaagcttaTAAACCAAACAACAG ATGTAACAGCAAAGGAACAAATCTTCTCAGACAAAAACAACTTTCATGGATTGATGAAATCACAGAAATGTTGAATAAAGAAGCTTCTGTACTTCAAAAAATGAA aaacaaaatagCTCTACAAGAATGGAGAGATGACAAAAGCAGTTTCTCTAAAAGTATGGAAAAGGctacaaaaagaagagaag ATGACATTCCATTCGCTATCGATAATGTCGACgacttatatatatctaaagcGGAAAACAAATTg aacgataaaaagaatttgcaaagaagaaataaaacagtATTCGTATCACCTAC taacataaataaaaggattatCGAATTATTGGACTCATTAACTACAATAAATAcagatgttattaaaaatatgacacCAACTTCCAaacaaaagtttctaaatgaTACAATTAAAAAG ATTTgtcttttacaaaaagaaatacatcATCTTCAGCGACATAATATTACCACAATGCCTTAA
- the LOC122628823 gene encoding cilia- and flagella-associated protein 300-like, with the protein MDIVPQYTFIPLACKNYFNINDKKTQNLFNKWGLKGNIILQHFSFNEPFHSYHKYQFAEAFFKSSIVAQNLLTKKGNSWTKQGIIASTVEVEQIPCSVTNMSFFNKLQNPDNGIINISGVICKRYDNEINNFLVSDKLREMLLDEESDHYGLYTEDERKEFIFCIFQMLVLGGILCQYEDTLEPYLDTTKRIYKDLIRVQKRKHLDDLSVSTTVLKVTAEDNKKQAYFPSNDPFNIQNIGFLLIDGNLREVTTFLHQFGGYCD; encoded by the exons ATGGATATCGTTCCGCAATATACATTCATTCCACTTGCATgtaaaaattactttaatataaatgataaaaaaacgcaaaatttatttaacaaatg GGGATTGAAGGgaaatattattcttcaacatttttctttcaacgaacCTTTTCATTCATATCATAAATACCAATTTGCTGAG GCCTTTTTTAAAAGCAGCATTGTTGCCCAAAActtgttaacaaaaaaaggaaactcaTGGACAAAGCAAG gaATCATTGCATCAACTGTGGAAGTAGAACAAATACCATGTTCTGTTACAAATatgtctttttttaataagttacAAAATCCAGAtaatggaataataaatatttctggTGTTATTTGCAAAAGAtatgataatgaaattaataatttccttGTTTCTGACAAGTTGAGAgag atGTTATTAGACGAAGAGTCAGATCATTATGGTTTATATACAGaagatgaaaggaaagaatttatcttttgtattttccAAATGTTAGTTCTTGGAGGAATATTATGTCAATATGAAGATACTTTGGAACCGTATCTTGATACTACCAAACGAATTTATAAAGATCTTATAAg agtacaaaaacgaaaacattTGGATGATTTATCTGTCAGCACAACAGTTTTAAAAGTTACAgcagaagataataaaaagcaaGCGTACTTTCCGAGTAATGATCCTTTTAACATACAAAATATTGGATTTCTATTGATTGATGGAAATCTACGTGAAGTTACAACCTTTCTACATCAGTTTGGAGGATATTgtgattga
- the LOC122628817 gene encoding uncharacterized protein LOC122628817 has product MRITSCYFRRLIITALIIAVIFCIGQVLRSELGFNDDLSNYDKLVHMSQLIKESVEQDTLYLGNGIPACKLPELKVSNPEIMKFINKVPPIICTPEDWVKVDKTRLIVDREIKNKYGRLMCTFSEIIRIDDFSIKYSEPVEADDFYIPRYSDFVDVKCTSESKRKWHSVLAGVKLDFEIKKKYNWDNVPNNSLKLNVLMFGFDSLSRNTFIRKLPKTYHYLKQDLNTLVLEGYNIVGDGTPQALIPILTGKIELELPETRKRMHQKAQYVNIYPMVWKEYKEKGYITGFMEDVHQIGTFTYRLKGFKEQPTNHYMRTFYLAAERYFRNYNKYCMGSIPRHMVMLNYIKTIFDTYKDEPKFVFGFHGELSHDSYNDIGAADEDLYLWVKQLQDSGHLNNTVLILMSDHGHRFAEIRNTLQGKQEERLPFFSFTFPPWFKKVHSRAYENFLYNTKHLTTPFDIHKTLQAILNFESPKEGDRYQRAINLFDKIPLERTCADAFIEPHWCACLSWKEIQVDNPNVIAAAKFFVQFLNSYTEEHRDICETLKLNQILWSAKLLPTKGLLNFHKSGDQDGFIADLSAKTELTSEMYQIKVKTEPGGGLFEASITYNIKKNLFNTRISDVSRINKYGSQARCVENSLFHLRKYCYCKD; this is encoded by the exons atgaGGATCACATCATGTTACTTTAGAAGGCTCATAATAACTGCATTAATAATTGcagtaatattttgtattggTCAAGTACTTAGATCCGAACTAGGATTTAACGATGACCTTTCAAATTACGATAAACT TGTGCATATGTCACAATTGATAAAAGAATCAGTCGAACAAGATACTTTGTATCTAGG AAATGGAATTCCAGCATGTAAATTACCAGAATTAAAGGTTTCTAATccagaaataatgaaatttataaacaaagtaCCTCCCATAATTTGTACGCCTGAAGATTGGGTAAAAGTTGACAAAACAAGGCTTATAGtcgatagagaaataaaaaataagtatggACGATTAATGTGCACATTTAGTg aGATAATTAGGATAGATGATTttagtataaaatattctgAACCGGTGGAAGCTGATGATTTTTACATTCCCAGATATAGTGATTTTGTTGATGTAAAATGCACTtcagaaagtaaaagaaa atgGCATAGTGTCCTAGCTGGAGTCAAATTAGACTTTGAAATcaaaaagaagtataattGGGATAATGTTCCAAATAATTCACTCAAATTAAATGTATTGATGTTTGGTTTTGATTCTTTATCTCGTAATACATTTATACGAAAATTACCTAAAACGTACCATTATCTGAAACAAGATTTGAATACATTAGTTTTGGAAGGATATAATATAGTAGGAGATGGTACTCCGCAAGCTCTTATCCCCATTCTAACGGGAAAAATTGAACTTGAATTACCAGAGACACGTAAACGCATGCATCAGAAAGCACagtatgttaatatatatccGATGGTTTGGAAAGAATATAAGGAAAAGGGATATATAACGGGATTTATGGAAGATGTTCATCAGATTGGAACATTTACTTATCGTTTAAAAGGTTTTAAAGAACAACCCACCAATCATTATATGAGAACATTTTACTTGGCTGCAGAGCGATATTTTCGTAATTACAACAAGTATTGTATGGGAAGCATTCCACGCCATATGGTGAtgctaaattatataaaaacaatttttgataCTTACAAAGATGAACCTAAATTTGTATTTGGTTTTCATGGAGAATTATCTCATGATTCTTATAATGATATTGGTGCTGCGGATGAAGATTTGTATCTTTGGGTAAAACAGTTACAAGACTCCGGTCACTTGAACAATACTGTTTTAATACTGATGAGTGATCATGGTCATAGATTTGCAGAAATTCGTAATACTTTGCAAGGTAAACAAGAAGAACGATTaccgttcttttctttcactttcccGCCTTGGTTCAAAAAAGTACATTCACGTGcctatgaaaattttttatataacacaaAGCATTTAACAACACCGTTTGATATACATAAAACATTACAAGctatattaaattttgaaagTCCAAAAGAAGGAGATCGTTATCAAAGagctattaatttatttgacaag ATCCCTTTGGAGAGAACATGCGCGGACGCATTCATAGAGCCACATTGGTGTGCTTGCCTTAGTTGGAAAGAAATACAAGTTGATAATCCCAACGTTATTGCCGCTGCCAAGTTTTTCGTTCAATTCCTTAATTCCTATACAGAGGAACATCGTGATATATGTGAAACTTTAAAGTTAAATCAAATATTGTGGTCTGCTAAACTTCTACCCACTAaag gtttattaaattttcacaaATCTGGAGATCAGGATGGCTTCATAGCAGATCTCAGTGCAAAAACTGAGCTAACATCTGAGATGTatcaaataaaagtaaaaacagAACCAGGTGGTGGATTGTTTGAAGCAAGCATTACTTATAACATCAAAAAGAACCTTTTTAATACTAGA atttcTGATGTCAGTAGGATTAACAAATATGGATCACAAGCTAGGTGTGTGGAAAATTCACTATTCCATTTACGCAAATATTGTTACtgtaaagattaa